Proteins encoded within one genomic window of Gambusia affinis linkage group LG09, SWU_Gaff_1.0, whole genome shotgun sequence:
- the sting1 gene encoding stimulator of interferon genes protein isoform X1, whose amino-acid sequence MHCLREEDALIPSPRGSLPKVCSALVATMATGGILLLSPGRLIHLVALATLIVTLGALLHGLYLLVEELLHHSNTRYRGRSLLGHVLPACGLGPKTLLAAAMAALLLYLTRHALMHKDQSWELVVLVPVLYALFKCLGVLGPSEVEVSDLCEERKMNVAHGLAWSFYLGYLQLVLPSLKKSIDSFCGSHRDSFWARGCQKLLILIPLNANISHKLEDEDGNIQFYDSLPNSELDRAGVRGRVYKHSVYRVKDQRGKAHDCAVEYATPLLTLYRMSQERSAGFGESERRQQVLLFYRTLRDILDQSLECRNRYRLILIKDEHEDDPNFLSKTILRHLEQQSKEEVCLNGAPQQETNKPVEVEDWHNSEPMSREPTLMISLDRPQPLRGPVEDTDSFRAT is encoded by the exons ATGCATTGCCTTAGAGAAGAGGATGCTCTTATCCCGTCACCTCGTGGAAGTTTGCCAAAAGTTTGCAGTGCATTGGTGGCTACCATGGCAACCGGGGGAATCCTGCTTCTGTCTCCTGGTAGGCTAATTCACCTGGTAGCTTTAGCAACACTCATAGTGACTCTTGGGGCCTTGCTCCATGGACTCTATCTGCTGGTTGAGGAGCTGCTGCACCATTCAAACACCAG GTACCGAGGTCGGTCGCTGCTCGGCCACGTCCTGCCAGCTTGTGGATTGGGGCCCAAGACTCTGCTGGCGGCAGCAATGGCCGCCCTCCTGCTGTACCTCACCAGGCACGCTCTGATGCACAAAGACCAAAGCTGGGAGCTCGTTGTTCTGGTTCCTGTGCTTTATGCACTCTTCAAATGCCTGGGAGTCCTG GGTCCGTCGGAGGTGGAGGTGTCGGACCTCTGTGAGGAGAGGAAGATGAACGTGGCGCACGGCCTGGCCTGGTCCTTCTACCTCGGTTACCTGCAGCTGGTTCTCCCAA GTTTGAAGAAGTCCATCGATTCATTTTGCGGCTCTCATCGTGACAGCTTCTGGGCTCGCGGCTGCCAGAAGCTCCTCATCCTCATTCCACTTAACGCCAACATATCGCACAAGCTGGAGGACGAAGACGGCAACATCCAGTTCTACGACAGCCTCCCGAACAGCGAGCTGGACAGGGCCGGGGTCCGGGGCCGCGTCTACAAGCACAGCGTCTACAGAGTGAAGGACCAGCGTGGGAAG GCCCATGACTGCGCTGTGGAGTATGCGACCCCTCTGCTGACTCTGTACCGCATGTCCCAGGAGAGAAGTGCAGGTTTTGGGGAGTCTGAGCGCAGGCAGCAGGTGCTTCTCTTCTACCGGACCCTGAGGGACATCCTGGACCAGTCTCTGGAGTGCCGCAACCGCTACAGACTCATCCTGATCAAAG ATGAGCACGAGGATGACCCTAACTTCCTGTCCAAAACTATCCTGAGGCACCTGGAGCAGCAGAGCAAAGAGGAGGTCTGTCTGAACGGAGCGCCGCAGCAGGAGACCAACAAACCCGTGGAGGTGGAGGACTGGCACAACTCTGAACCAATGAGCCGAGAGCCCACGCTGATGATCAGCCTGGACAGGCCTCAGCCTCTCAGAGGGCCCGTCGAGGACACAGACAGCTTCAGAGCAACTTAA
- the sting1 gene encoding stimulator of interferon genes protein isoform X2: MAALLLYLTRHALMHKDQSWELVVLVPVLYALFKCLGVLGPSEVEVSDLCEERKMNVAHGLAWSFYLGYLQLVLPSLKKSIDSFCGSHRDSFWARGCQKLLILIPLNANISHKLEDEDGNIQFYDSLPNSELDRAGVRGRVYKHSVYRVKDQRGKAHDCAVEYATPLLTLYRMSQERSAGFGESERRQQVLLFYRTLRDILDQSLECRNRYRLILIKDEHEDDPNFLSKTILRHLEQQSKEEVCLNGAPQQETNKPVEVEDWHNSEPMSREPTLMISLDRPQPLRGPVEDTDSFRAT, from the exons ATGGCCGCCCTCCTGCTGTACCTCACCAGGCACGCTCTGATGCACAAAGACCAAAGCTGGGAGCTCGTTGTTCTGGTTCCTGTGCTTTATGCACTCTTCAAATGCCTGGGAGTCCTG GGTCCGTCGGAGGTGGAGGTGTCGGACCTCTGTGAGGAGAGGAAGATGAACGTGGCGCACGGCCTGGCCTGGTCCTTCTACCTCGGTTACCTGCAGCTGGTTCTCCCAA GTTTGAAGAAGTCCATCGATTCATTTTGCGGCTCTCATCGTGACAGCTTCTGGGCTCGCGGCTGCCAGAAGCTCCTCATCCTCATTCCACTTAACGCCAACATATCGCACAAGCTGGAGGACGAAGACGGCAACATCCAGTTCTACGACAGCCTCCCGAACAGCGAGCTGGACAGGGCCGGGGTCCGGGGCCGCGTCTACAAGCACAGCGTCTACAGAGTGAAGGACCAGCGTGGGAAG GCCCATGACTGCGCTGTGGAGTATGCGACCCCTCTGCTGACTCTGTACCGCATGTCCCAGGAGAGAAGTGCAGGTTTTGGGGAGTCTGAGCGCAGGCAGCAGGTGCTTCTCTTCTACCGGACCCTGAGGGACATCCTGGACCAGTCTCTGGAGTGCCGCAACCGCTACAGACTCATCCTGATCAAAG ATGAGCACGAGGATGACCCTAACTTCCTGTCCAAAACTATCCTGAGGCACCTGGAGCAGCAGAGCAAAGAGGAGGTCTGTCTGAACGGAGCGCCGCAGCAGGAGACCAACAAACCCGTGGAGGTGGAGGACTGGCACAACTCTGAACCAATGAGCCGAGAGCCCACGCTGATGATCAGCCTGGACAGGCCTCAGCCTCTCAGAGGGCCCGTCGAGGACACAGACAGCTTCAGAGCAACTTAA